The sequence AAAACACAGGAAAGCGTAGGTTATGAGGCTACGGCTGACGAAAGGATCCGGCTTGGCGATATTATGAAAAGAGTGTCGTTAGGATTCTTTAGTAAAAATAATATAGGAGAACTCTCCGCTGCCGCAACAACAGATTTGTCCTTTATGGAAATGTATGCGATGAATATGGTGAACACAGTAGTCAACGGCTATATCACTGTGATCGTTTTGATTCTGTTCCTCGCTTTTTATAGTCCGCTTGCAGGTATTGTTGCGCTGGCTGGGGTTTTGCTTTCCGCACTCTTTCTGCACCTATTGGAAAAGCAAAGCCGGAAAAACGCCCCTGTTCATCAGAAAGCACAAGACGATATGGTGGAAAGCTCGATTGAATATTTGCGTGGTATGCAAATTGTGAAAGCCTTTAAGCAGGAAGGCGTTTCGATTGCGGGAATCCAAAAGGCTTATAGGGACAGTAAAAAAATCAATATCAAAATCGAATTAGAGTATATGCCCTTCAACTGTCTGCACCTATTTTCCCTAAAAGCCGCTTCGATTGTCATTGTAGCGGTTGCCGCCCTTCTTACCTTTAACGGAAGTATGGATTTGCCGACTATGCTCATGTTGGATATGTTTTCCTTCATGCTATTCGGAAGTGTGGAAACCATGAACAATGCGGCTCATGTGTTAGAGGTGATTGACGCAACACTGGATAAGCTGGAACACATTGAACATGCTGAAATTATTGATAAAGACGGCAAAGATATTGCACTAAAAAATGCGGACATTGAATTTCAAAATGTTACATTTTCCTATGACAAAACTCCGGTCCTTAGAAATATCAGCTTTTCTATTCCACAGGGCAGCACAACGGCCATTGTAGGACCCTCCGGCAGCGGCAAAACTACAATTTGCAACCTGATTGCCCGTTTCTATGATATAGACAGTGGAAAGGTTCTCGTCGGCGGTGAAAATGTAAGAGATATGACCTGCGACAGCCTGCTTCGCAATATTTCAATGGTTTTTCAAAAGGTTTATTTGTTCCATGATACGATTGAAAACAATATCCGCTTTGGAAATCCCAACGCTTCACAGGAAGAAGTGATTGCAGCCGCTAAAAAGGCTCGCTGCCATGATTTCATCATGGCGCTTCCAGATGGGTATCAAACCGTTATCGGAGAAGGCGGCTCTACACTTTCTGGCGGTGAAAAGCAAAGAATATCTATCGCCCGTGCCATTCTGAAAAATGCGGACATTGTTATCCTTGATGAAGCTACTGCAAGTATCGACCCGGAAAATGAGCATTTGATTCAACAAGCAATCAGCGAATTAACTATAGGAAAAACGGTAATTGTTATTGCCCACCGCTTGGCTACGATTGAACATGCAGATCAAATTTTGGTAGTAGATAACGGTCAAATCGTACAAAAAGGTACTCATGGGCAACTTATCCGGCAAGAAGGAATTTATAGGAAATTTATCAATATTCGTGAGCAGGCCGAAGGATGGAGTATTGCTTAAAAGGAGGTGTGTCAATGGCTTTAACACCAGCGATGGAGGATTATCTGGAGGCTATCTTAATGATAAAACAGCAGCACGGTTATGTTCGATGCGTAGATGTTGCAGAGCAGTTAGGGGTAAAAAAGCCTTCCGTAAGCCGGGCAGTCAAGGAATTGTCCAAATCCGGCCATCTTGTTAAAAACGCTGACGGTACACTTTCCTTAACAGAAACAGGATTGCAGCTTTCCGAACAGATTTATGAAAAGCATCGCTTTTTTACGGAACAGCTTATCGCGGCAGGGGTAGACCCCAAAATTGCGGAGCAGGACGCTTGCGGTATTGAACACGCAATCAGTGCGGAGTCTTTTCAAAAGTTAAAGAAAACATTTGATGATGGTTAGGTGGTGGTGATATGGGAAATTAGCCGTACCTGATTTAACCGAAACCGGCTGGCAGATCGGAGAAAAACTGTTCGTCCTGCTTTCCGCAGATCAGCAGCAGGAGCTGGCGCAGTTTATCCTTGAAGGGACTACAAGCCGCGTCAACATAAACGATATGCCGTATCAAGCCATCTTCCGTGGCAAATATTCTATCCCCAAAAAGTCAAGTCATCCTCTGACGGAGGCTCGAGCGGGCGATTTATACTTCTGCTTAGAGCAAAGACTTGTTACGGTTCGTGAGCAGATAATCGAGCTAACCGTCAAAGAATTTGAAATCTTCTCCCTGCTTATCCTAAATCCCAAACGGGTGTTCACCTATGAGATGCTTATAGATTTGGTATGGCATGAGGATTATACCTACTACTCCCGCAAGGCGGTCAATAACCATGTAAGCAACCTGCGGAAGAAGTTAAAGATTGCTCCCGATCTCCCGGACTATGTGAAAAGCGTCTACGGTATCGGCTATAAATTTGAAGAACAATAACAAAGGCAAGGTGGGACAGCGTTGTATGCTCTCCCACCTTGTTCTATCTCCAATGTTTGAAATGCCTCTATGGGTAATTTCCCTCTTGACAGTACCCGCCTTTCGAGATAAAATATAACAGCGATATATAACATCGTTATAAGGAGGCAAACAAAATAGACAAAAATCTGACAACCTTAGAACGCATCCATCAAGCGGCAAAAACAGAGTTTTTAGAAAAAGGTTACAAAGATGCTTCCCTGCGGAATATCGTCAAATCTGTTGGCATGACGACAGGAGCCTTTTATGGTTATTACAAAAGTAAGGAAGAACTGTTCGAGGCTTTGGTGGGCGAGCATTATGCGTATCTGCTGAACTGCTTTCAAAAAGCGCAAAAGGAGTTTGCCGATCTGCCCCACGAGCAGCAGCCGGAGGTTATGGGAGATATTTCCGGTGCTTGCATGTTTGATATGCTCCACTACGCCTATGAACATTTAGAGGAATGTAAGCTGATTCTCTGCTGTTCGGAGGGGACAAAGTTTTCCGGTTTCATCGATGAAATGGTGGAGATTGAAGTGACAGCGACCCATGCCTATCAGGAGGTCTTGCAGGAGCTTGGCCGGCCTTCCCCGCAGATCGACCCCGCGCTGGAGCATATTCTGATTACCGGCATGTTCCACACCTTTTTTGAATTGGTGATTCACGAGATGCCGCTTAAAGACGCAGAAAATTATGTGAAGGAAATGCGAGCCTTCTATACAGCCGGATGGATGAAAATTATGGGGCAGTGACGCCCTGTAATTTTTGCCCGCCGGTTAGCAATAACTAACTTTTGAGGATATAAGAAGAACGCGCTTGTGTTCTCTTTATCATAAATCAAATGAAAAGGAGGAATCTTCTTTGAAAAAACAATCCAATCTGTCACGCCTGCTACAGATTGCAGGCGGCCACAAATACCTGCTCTATGCTTCTTGGGTGCTTTCGGCCATCAGCGCCCTTATCGCATTGGTGCCGTTCTATTATATCTGGAAGGTCATGCAGGAAGTGTTGGCAGTTGCGCCGGATTTCAGCCACGCGCAAAACCTGACCCATAACGGCTGGATGGCGGTGCTGTTCGCGGTGATTGCGGTGCTGGTCTACATAGGCGCTCTGATGTGTTCCCACAAAGGGGCGTTCCGCATTGCCACCAACCTGCGCCTGCAAACGATGGAGCATATAGTCAAGCTGCCGTTGGGGTTTGCAGAGCAGTTTGGCAGCGGCAGGCTGCGCAAAATCGTCAACGAATCCAGCGCCGCCACCGAAACCTATCTGGCGCATCAGCTTCCCGACCGTGCCAACGCCATCGCCACACCCTGCGGCCTTTTGGTCCTGCTGCTGGTGTTTGACTGGCGGCTGGGACTTTTGAGCCTTGTGCCGGTGGTGCTGGGATTTCTGATTATGATGGCAATGACCGGAAAGAAAATGCAGGAAAAAATGAAAGAATACCAAAACGCTCTCGATGATATGTCCAATGAAGCGGTGGAGTATGTACGGGGGATTCCTGTTGTGAAAACCTTCGGGCAGACTATCTTTTCCTTCAAGAAGTTCAAGGATTCCATTGACCGGTATAAGGTGTGGGTAATTGCCTATACCAAGCAGCTTCGCGCCCCCATGATGTTCTACACAGCGGCGATCAACGGCGTGTTTGCCGCGCTGATTGCCGGTGCGCTGATTTTTACAGGTGGCGGCGTTACGAAAGATTTCCTGCTGGATTTGATGTTTTATATTATCATCACGCCGATTATTTCTGTCACCCTTACCCGAATCATGTTTCAGAGTGAAAACGCCATGATCGTGGACGATGCCCTGCATAGAATCGACAGCGTATTGAATTTGAACCCGCTTGCAGAACCAAAGCAGCCGGAACACCCAAATGACGCTTCGGTACAGCTTAACCATGTCCATTTCAGTTATGATGGAAAAAACGAGGTCATCAAGGATATTTCCCTTTCCATTCCCGCAGGGCAGACGGTGGCCTTTGTAGGACCGTCCGGCGGCGGAAAGACCACGCTTGCCAATTTGATTTGCCGGTTCTTTGACCCGCAAGGTGGGCAGGTAAAGCTTGGCGGCGTGGATGTGAAGAACATCGCCAAAGAGGAACTAATGAATACCGTTTCTTTTGTATTCCAGAACAGCCGCCTAATCAAAGCCTCGATTTTAGAAAATGTACGCATGGGCAAACCGGATGCCACCCGAGAGGAAATCATGGCTGCCCTCCACAACGCCCAGTGTGATGACATTCTGGAAAAGCTGCCCCAAGGTGCAGACACCGTGATAGGGACAAAGGGTGTGTACCTTTCCGGCGGCGAACAACAGCGGATTGCCATCGCCCGCGTAATGCTGAAAAATGCGCCTATCGTAATTTTAGACGAGGCCACCGCCTTTGCCGACCCGGATAATGAATCCCGCGTACAGGCAGCCTTTTCCAAGCTGTCACAGGGGAAAACGGTGATTATGATCGCCCACCGGCTCTCCACCGTGGCTGGCGTAGACCAAATCTATGTCATTGAGGATGGGCAGATCACAGAAAGCGGCAAAAGCTGTGATCTGCTGGAAAAAGGCGGTGTATTCAGTCGCATGTGGCAGGACTATCAAACTTCCGTACAGTGGAAGGTTGCAAAGGAGGTACAATGACATGATAAAACGACTGCAAAAACGGTATGCCCTTTCCGAACAGGGAGCGAAAGATTTGGTGAAAGGTTGTTTCGCCTGCGTGTTGCAAAACCTTTCCTTTATGTTTCCGGTGGGCCTGCTGTATTTTTTGGTAGGCGATTTGATGGCTGGCGGTGTTCCCAGCGAAAAAATCGCTTTTTACATCGTGGGCTGTGTGGTGTGCATTGGCTTGATCTTGCTTACCACTTACTTTCAGTACAACGCCACTTACTTTGCCACCTATACGGAAAGCGGTGTGCGAAGGATTACGCTGGCCGAACGGCTGCGGAAGATTCCGCTGTCCTTCTTTGGAAAAAAGGATTTGGCGGATCTCACAAGCACCATTATGGCCGACTGCACATTTTTGGAACAGAGCTTTTCCCATTTCATTCCCGAGCTGGCAGGCTCCATCATCTCCACCGTTTTAATTTCCATCAGCCTTTTGGTATTCGACTGGCGCATGGCATTGGCGGCGCTTTGGGTTCTGCCGGTGGCCTTTGCCATCGTAGGCTTTTCTGCAAGGGTGCAGGAACGGCTCAATCAGAAAGCGATGGATGTAAAGATAGCCTGCGCGGACGGGATTCAGGAGTGCATTGAAACCGTGCGTGACCTGAAGGCCAACAACGCCGAAGCAGAATACATGGAAGGCTTGGAAAAGAAAATCCGCGCCGTGGAACACCGCTCCATTCTCAATGAATTTGGGCTGGCTGCCTTTGTGGTGTCCGCGTCCCTCATATTAAAGCTGGGAATTGCCACGGTTGCATTGGTAGGCTCTATCCTGCTGATAGGCGGCAGCCTTGATGTCCTGACCTTCTTTATGTTCCTACTGGTTGTTTCACGGCTTTACGACCCGCTGCAAGGGGCGCTGCAAAATCTGGCGGCAGTCATCAGCACCCGCATCAATATCGCCCGCATGAATGAAATTCTCGATCACCCGATTCAGCAGGGAGAAAGCACGCTCTCCAACAAAGGCTATGATATTACCTTCGACCATGTAGGTTTTGCCTACAACACGGGAGAAACCGTACTGAAAGATGTTTCCTTTACTGCAAAGCAGGGCGAAGTTACAGCCTTGGTGGGACCCTCTGGCGGGGGAAAAACTACAGTTTCCCGTCTGGCGGCAAGGTTCTGGGATGTGAGCCGAGGAAAAATCACTGTGGGGGGCATGGACATTTCCAAAATCGACCCGGAGGCGCTGCTTTCCCTGTTCTCTATTGTGTTTCAGGATGTCACCCTGTTCGACAATACCATTTTAGAAAATATACGGATCGGAAACAAGGATGCAACCGACGAACAGGTTTTGGCTGCTGCAAAACTTGCCAATGTGGATGAATTTGCCGAAAAGCTGCCGGAGGGCTGGCATACCAACATCGGGGAAAACGGCTGCGAGCTTTCCGGTGGGGAACGGCAGCGGATTTCCATCGCCCGGGCTTTCCTGAAAAACGCGCCGATTATCCTTTTGGATGAAGCAACTGCTTCCCTCGATGTGGAGAATGAAACCTTGATTCAAACGGCGCTTTCCCGCCTGATTGCGGATAAGACGGTGCTGGTGATCGCCCACCGGATGCGCACCGTGGCCGGAGCCGATAAGATCGTAGTGCTTTCGGAAGGCGCCGTGGCCGAAGAAGGCGCGCCGAAAACATTGCTGGAGCAGAACGGCCTTTACGCCCGCATGGTGAAGCTACAGACAGAGAGCCAAAGCTGGAAGCTGGCATAGATGTTTTGTTTTGCAAATTATTAGAATATCACTACAGCCATGTGAGCAATCTGCGGAAGAAGTTAAAGGTTGTCCTTAATCTACGGGATTGGCTATAAGTTTGACTGCTCCTAAGAAAGCACAGTTGCGATGAAATTCGCCGCTGTGCTTTTCTTTGCGCTTTTTCTTTCATAATAGAATTTGCTGTCGTAATTGCTCTTTAATAAACGAAAGTTGCGTTCGATTTTGATAGAACTATAACGCTTCTGGAAGAAAAATGGTAATTTCCCCAATATAATTGCCCTCAAATAGAAGGAGGTTGAAAAAGGACAAGCCTT comes from Christensenellaceae bacterium and encodes:
- a CDS encoding ABC transporter ATP-binding protein encodes the protein MIKRLQKRYALSEQGAKDLVKGCFACVLQNLSFMFPVGLLYFLVGDLMAGGVPSEKIAFYIVGCVVCIGLILLTTYFQYNATYFATYTESGVRRITLAERLRKIPLSFFGKKDLADLTSTIMADCTFLEQSFSHFIPELAGSIISTVLISISLLVFDWRMALAALWVLPVAFAIVGFSARVQERLNQKAMDVKIACADGIQECIETVRDLKANNAEAEYMEGLEKKIRAVEHRSILNEFGLAAFVVSASLILKLGIATVALVGSILLIGGSLDVLTFFMFLLVVSRLYDPLQGALQNLAAVISTRINIARMNEILDHPIQQGESTLSNKGYDITFDHVGFAYNTGETVLKDVSFTAKQGEVTALVGPSGGGKTTVSRLAARFWDVSRGKITVGGMDISKIDPEALLSLFSIVFQDVTLFDNTILENIRIGNKDATDEQVLAAAKLANVDEFAEKLPEGWHTNIGENGCELSGGERQRISIARAFLKNAPIILLDEATASLDVENETLIQTALSRLIADKTVLVIAHRMRTVAGADKIVVLSEGAVAEEGAPKTLLEQNGLYARMVKLQTESQSWKLA
- a CDS encoding multidrug ABC transporter ATP-binding protein, which produces MFRIVNRLIHWTGKYRKRIYIGFVYAFFHSIFTAIPIMLAARGLSAVLDDFHGIADLQARDIWILLGAMVLAVFGRYLFSYLRAKTQESVGYEATADERIRLGDIMKRVSLGFFSKNNIGELSAAATTDLSFMEMYAMNMVNTVVNGYITVIVLILFLAFYSPLAGIVALAGVLLSALFLHLLEKQSRKNAPVHQKAQDDMVESSIEYLRGMQIVKAFKQEGVSIAGIQKAYRDSKKINIKIELEYMPFNCLHLFSLKAASIVIVAVAALLTFNGSMDLPTMLMLDMFSFMLFGSVETMNNAAHVLEVIDATLDKLEHIEHAEIIDKDGKDIALKNADIEFQNVTFSYDKTPVLRNISFSIPQGSTTAIVGPSGSGKTTICNLIARFYDIDSGKVLVGGENVRDMTCDSLLRNISMVFQKVYLFHDTIENNIRFGNPNASQEEVIAAAKKARCHDFIMALPDGYQTVIGEGGSTLSGGEKQRISIARAILKNADIVILDEATASIDPENEHLIQQAISELTIGKTVIVIAHRLATIEHADQILVVDNGQIVQKGTHGQLIRQEGIYRKFINIREQAEGWSIA
- a CDS encoding DtxR family transcriptional regulator, translated to MALTPAMEDYLEAILMIKQQHGYVRCVDVAEQLGVKKPSVSRAVKELSKSGHLVKNADGTLSLTETGLQLSEQIYEKHRFFTEQLIAAGVDPKIAEQDACGIEHAISAESFQKLKKTFDDG
- a CDS encoding ABC transporter ATP-binding protein; amino-acid sequence: MKKQSNLSRLLQIAGGHKYLLYASWVLSAISALIALVPFYYIWKVMQEVLAVAPDFSHAQNLTHNGWMAVLFAVIAVLVYIGALMCSHKGAFRIATNLRLQTMEHIVKLPLGFAEQFGSGRLRKIVNESSAATETYLAHQLPDRANAIATPCGLLVLLLVFDWRLGLLSLVPVVLGFLIMMAMTGKKMQEKMKEYQNALDDMSNEAVEYVRGIPVVKTFGQTIFSFKKFKDSIDRYKVWVIAYTKQLRAPMMFYTAAINGVFAALIAGALIFTGGGVTKDFLLDLMFYIIITPIISVTLTRIMFQSENAMIVDDALHRIDSVLNLNPLAEPKQPEHPNDASVQLNHVHFSYDGKNEVIKDISLSIPAGQTVAFVGPSGGGKTTLANLICRFFDPQGGQVKLGGVDVKNIAKEELMNTVSFVFQNSRLIKASILENVRMGKPDATREEIMAALHNAQCDDILEKLPQGADTVIGTKGVYLSGGEQQRIAIARVMLKNAPIVILDEATAFADPDNESRVQAAFSKLSQGKTVIMIAHRLSTVAGVDQIYVIEDGQITESGKSCDLLEKGGVFSRMWQDYQTSVQWKVAKEVQ
- a CDS encoding TetR family transcriptional regulator yields the protein MTTGAFYGYYKSKEELFEALVGEHYAYLLNCFQKAQKEFADLPHEQQPEVMGDISGACMFDMLHYAYEHLEECKLILCCSEGTKFSGFIDEMVEIEVTATHAYQEVLQELGRPSPQIDPALEHILITGMFHTFFELVIHEMPLKDAENYVKEMRAFYTAGWMKIMGQ